A genomic segment from Pseudomonadota bacterium encodes:
- a CDS encoding NAD-dependent epimerase/dehydratase family protein, with protein sequence MTSLIDGFAVLVTGGAGFLGSHLCDRLIGEGREGQCQGKPS encoded by the coding sequence ATGACAAGTTTAATTGATGGCTTCGCAGTATTGGTCACTGGCGGAGCCGGATTTTTAGGGTCGCATCTATGTGACCGCCTGATCGGCGAAGGGCGGGAAGGGCAGTGTCAAGGGAAACCGTCTTGA